A genomic region of Stenotrophomonas sp. NA06056 contains the following coding sequences:
- a CDS encoding HlyD family secretion protein, translating into MPPVPPRPDDTDAAENVTPPPPTDAAPAATPAAPAAAPKYLKPSSRSVVVMVVVALLGIALILRAWHLWPFTSSVMVTDNAYVRGQITVMAPQVNGYVTEVLVKDFQHVKQGEPLLRIDDRIYAQRVAQAQATLDSARAALANSDQSQAQNRAQIASAQATLSAGQAELQRSRNEARRYEELAAQQLVSINDRDKFRTSQASAQASVQQSQAQIRIAEETLVSTQVARKSLEAQVESAQAQLELARIDLANTVIHAPRDGQISEASVRVGQYVAAGSQLLFLVPDALWVVANYKEGQTWKMAIGQPASFSVDAFQGQVLRGRVEEIAPATGSEFSVLRPDNASGNFTKVVQRLPVRISINGEQQLAARLRPGMSVIVRVDTATKPMD; encoded by the coding sequence ATGCCTCCCGTCCCGCCCCGTCCAGACGACACCGACGCTGCCGAGAACGTCACCCCGCCACCGCCCACCGATGCGGCGCCCGCGGCGACGCCTGCCGCGCCCGCCGCCGCACCGAAGTACCTCAAGCCAAGTTCGCGCAGCGTGGTGGTGATGGTGGTGGTGGCGTTGCTGGGCATCGCACTGATCCTGCGCGCCTGGCATCTGTGGCCGTTCACCAGCAGCGTGATGGTGACCGACAACGCCTATGTGCGCGGGCAGATCACGGTGATGGCGCCACAGGTCAACGGTTACGTCACCGAGGTGCTGGTGAAGGACTTCCAGCATGTGAAACAAGGCGAGCCGCTGCTGCGCATCGACGACCGCATCTATGCACAGCGGGTGGCGCAGGCCCAGGCGACGCTGGACAGCGCGCGCGCGGCCCTGGCCAATTCGGACCAGTCACAGGCGCAGAACCGCGCGCAGATCGCTTCGGCGCAGGCCACGTTGTCGGCCGGCCAGGCCGAGCTGCAGCGCTCGCGCAATGAAGCCAGGCGCTACGAGGAACTGGCGGCACAGCAACTGGTGTCGATCAACGACCGCGACAAGTTCCGCACCAGCCAGGCCTCGGCGCAGGCCAGCGTGCAGCAGTCGCAGGCACAGATCCGTATCGCCGAGGAGACCCTGGTCTCGACCCAGGTCGCGCGCAAGAGCCTGGAAGCGCAGGTGGAGAGTGCGCAGGCGCAGCTGGAACTGGCGCGCATCGACCTGGCCAATACGGTGATCCATGCACCGCGCGATGGCCAGATCAGCGAAGCCAGCGTGCGCGTGGGCCAGTATGTGGCGGCCGGTTCGCAGCTGCTGTTCCTGGTGCCGGATGCATTGTGGGTGGTGGCCAACTACAAGGAAGGCCAGACTTGGAAGATGGCGATCGGGCAGCCGGCGTCGTTCTCGGTGGATGCATTCCAGGGCCAGGTACTGCGTGGACGGGTAGAGGAAATCGCACCAGCCACCGGATCGGAGTTCAGCGTGCTGCGCCCGGACAATGCCAGCGGCAACTTCACCAAGGTGGTGCAGCGGCTGCCGGTGCGGATTTCCATCAACGGAGAGCAGCAGCTTGCGGCGCGGTTGCGGCCGGGCATGTCGGTGATCGTGCGGGTGGATACTGCAACGAAGCCGATGGACTAG
- a CDS encoding Fur family transcriptional regulator: MSAKTACTAPHHHVHDASDFVAVVERVSRERGLRLTPIRANVLKLIAEAGKPVKAYELLEWVRNGKGVGADAPPTVYRALDFLMANGFVHKLESVNAFVACHHPSSAAHSVPFLICNSCHSAVELEDREIVTQLEKRAKELGFQPQAQTLEVHGLCARCAG; encoded by the coding sequence ATGTCCGCCAAAACCGCCTGTACGGCCCCGCACCACCATGTCCACGACGCTTCGGATTTCGTGGCGGTGGTCGAGCGTGTCTCGCGTGAGCGCGGGCTGCGCCTGACCCCGATCCGCGCCAACGTACTCAAGCTGATCGCCGAGGCCGGCAAGCCGGTCAAGGCCTACGAGCTGCTGGAGTGGGTGCGCAACGGCAAGGGTGTGGGCGCTGACGCCCCGCCCACCGTGTACCGTGCGCTGGATTTCCTGATGGCCAATGGCTTCGTGCACAAGCTGGAGTCGGTCAATGCCTTCGTGGCCTGCCACCACCCCAGCAGTGCAGCCCATTCGGTGCCGTTCCTGATCTGCAACAGCTGCCACAGCGCGGTGGAACTGGAAGACCGCGAGATCGTGACCCAGCTTGAAAAGCGCGCCAAGGAACTCGGCTTCCAGCCGCAGGCACAGACGCTGGAAGTGCACGGGCTCTGCGCCCGCTGCGCCGGCTGA
- the gltX gene encoding glutamate--tRNA ligase, protein MTCRTRFAPSPTGYLHIGGARTALYCWLEARHRGGEFVLRIEDTDRERSTQGAIDAILEAMEWLGLDYDEGPIYQTDRVARYLEVAEQLVADGKAYYAYETREELDAMREAAMAKQEKPRYNGAARELGLPRKDDPNRVIRFKNPLEGTVVFDDLIKGRIEIANSELDDMVIFRPDGYPTYNFAVVVDDWDMKISEVIRGDDHINNTPRQINLYEGIGAPVPKFGHMPMILDEQGAKLSKRTGAADVMQYKDAGYLPDALLSYLARLGWSHGDQELFSRQELIDLFDVKDCNSKASRLDMAKLGWVNQHFLKTEEPAAIAPHLVYQLQKLGLDVAAGPAPVDVVIALRERVQTLKEMAEKAVVWYQPLNEYDEAAVAKHFKAGAELPLGKARELLAALPEWTAEAVGVALHDAAAALEMGMGKVAQPLRVAITGTQVSPDISHTVYLAGREQALKRIDVAITKVATA, encoded by the coding sequence ATGACCTGCCGCACCCGCTTCGCCCCCAGTCCCACCGGCTACCTGCATATCGGTGGCGCCCGCACCGCGCTGTACTGCTGGCTGGAGGCCCGCCATCGTGGCGGCGAGTTCGTGCTGCGCATCGAGGACACCGACCGCGAGCGCAGCACCCAGGGCGCGATCGACGCGATCCTGGAGGCGATGGAGTGGCTGGGCCTGGACTACGACGAAGGCCCGATCTACCAGACCGACCGCGTGGCCCGCTATCTGGAAGTGGCCGAGCAGCTGGTGGCCGACGGCAAGGCGTACTACGCCTACGAAACCCGCGAAGAGCTGGACGCCATGCGCGAGGCCGCCATGGCCAAGCAGGAGAAGCCGCGCTACAACGGCGCTGCGCGCGAGCTGGGCCTGCCGCGCAAGGACGACCCGAACCGCGTCATCCGCTTCAAGAACCCGCTTGAAGGCACGGTGGTGTTCGATGACCTGATCAAGGGCCGCATCGAGATCGCAAACAGCGAGCTGGATGACATGGTCATCTTCCGCCCGGACGGCTACCCCACCTACAACTTCGCGGTGGTGGTGGACGACTGGGACATGAAGATCTCCGAGGTCATCCGTGGTGACGACCACATCAACAACACCCCGCGCCAGATCAACCTGTACGAAGGCATCGGCGCGCCGGTGCCGAAGTTCGGCCACATGCCGATGATCCTGGACGAGCAGGGCGCCAAGCTGTCCAAGCGCACCGGCGCGGCCGATGTGATGCAGTACAAGGACGCTGGCTATCTGCCCGACGCGCTGCTGAGCTACCTGGCCCGGCTGGGCTGGTCGCACGGCGACCAGGAACTGTTCAGCCGCCAGGAACTGATCGACCTGTTCGATGTGAAGGACTGCAATTCCAAGGCCTCGCGCTTGGACATGGCCAAGCTGGGCTGGGTCAACCAGCACTTCCTGAAGACCGAGGAACCGGCCGCGATCGCGCCGCACCTGGTCTACCAGCTGCAGAAGCTGGGCCTGGACGTGGCCGCTGGCCCGGCGCCGGTGGACGTGGTGATCGCCCTGCGCGAACGCGTGCAGACCCTGAAGGAAATGGCCGAGAAGGCCGTGGTCTGGTACCAGCCGCTGAACGAATACGATGAAGCGGCCGTGGCCAAGCACTTCAAGGCCGGTGCGGAACTGCCGCTGGGCAAGGCCCGCGAGCTGCTGGCGGCCCTGCCGGAGTGGACCGCCGAAGCCGTGGGCGTGGCCCTGCACGATGCTGCCGCAGCGCTGGAAATGGGCATGGGCAAGGTCGCCCAGCCGCTGCGCGTGGCCATCACCGGCACCCAGGTCAGTCCTGACATTTCCCATACCGTGTACCTGGCCGGCCGCGAGCAGGCCTTGAAACGCATCGATGTGGCCATCACCAAGGTAGCAACGGCCTGA